A genomic window from Bacteroidota bacterium includes:
- a CDS encoding TonB-dependent receptor, with translation MKNLCTLFFLLPFLALAQTGSINGRVISASTGQGLAFVNVVANNTIGTSSAEDGNFSIQNVPYGTYTVNITCVGYEINSVPQVTISANNPTVDLGAIKLNLTAIMIEEITISEQQKVYDTRFAGTNNVISLKKIKQIQPISSEEMIRTIPGVNIAGDQGLSNRPNISIRGSDPRRSNKILLMEDGSPISPAPYLAPGAYYNVPADRLEGIQVIKGPETLVYGANNIFGVVNYITKRPSQDPTFNLSLTGGQRNYASAVANYGGTWKNTGAEFMAMYKNFEGFSDNSALHMLNFSAKWFSELSANQSLYLKLVFQTENVQNSLSGITPYTLELDPTQNPFDADLFTGHRYGIDLIHNWKINDKSGLQSKIYGSDFYRDWWKQNSVVIKAADVQSYVGDEIFNEKYSYLSGQTFGDEDYVRVGKIVNGYESNSDSRWAYQVAGLQEKFTTNYSVHKFEAGARLHYENYHDITIKNDSTRWALSGTTTADLCYYLIAPSGYVKNDFNFGKLQITPIARIELLYLTKNDLLKNGNTGNNNGPDYGDIKNTFNEITPGLNIIYRDINLSKTQFEVYGSIYKGYSSPTTAIAFVTVENGEVVPTTGDETNMKPETSINTEIGSRFVQKNQVYNGQVALFNMDINNFYSPARAQAFESLGSVRISGLEFAFNMNISKAFGNSEHQVNFGTALTFMQSEITSGSLSDNDLFTTVIHTEATQNELIDKINNTPEAFEIYVDGALYEGEVTPDVFEDITKLVITYGDGKAEGYAVPYVPAVIANANLSYTFKQFNADLSLNYTGEQYTEFFSFENESADGSIGKLPAYYYINANLNYTLLNESGVFEKTTFFIAGKNLTNSVYRSSRLNRATGGLFPYGFMQINAGISMSF, from the coding sequence ATGAAAAACCTTTGTACGCTATTCTTTTTACTACCTTTTTTAGCACTCGCACAAACGGGTTCGATTAATGGTCGTGTAATTTCAGCTAGTACAGGTCAGGGACTGGCATTTGTGAATGTTGTTGCAAATAATACAATTGGGACAAGTTCTGCAGAAGATGGCAATTTCAGTATTCAGAATGTTCCTTATGGCACCTATACCGTAAATATTACTTGTGTTGGTTATGAAATAAACAGCGTTCCTCAGGTTACTATTAGTGCAAATAACCCAACTGTTGATTTAGGTGCAATCAAATTGAATTTAACAGCAATTATGATTGAAGAAATTACCATTTCTGAACAACAAAAAGTTTATGACACAAGATTTGCAGGAACGAATAATGTTATCTCCCTAAAAAAAATAAAACAGATACAGCCTATTAGCAGTGAAGAAATGATACGCACTATTCCCGGTGTAAATATTGCCGGCGACCAGGGATTAAGTAACAGACCAAATATTTCAATTCGAGGCAGTGATCCGCGTCGTTCCAATAAAATATTATTAATGGAAGATGGTTCGCCGATTTCACCGGCACCGTATCTGGCACCCGGAGCTTATTATAATGTTCCTGCCGACAGATTAGAGGGTATTCAGGTAATTAAAGGACCGGAGACATTAGTTTATGGTGCAAATAATATTTTTGGTGTCGTAAATTATATCACCAAACGACCTTCACAGGACCCAACATTTAATTTAAGTTTAACAGGCGGACAACGCAATTATGCATCAGCAGTGGCAAATTATGGCGGCACTTGGAAAAATACCGGAGCTGAATTTATGGCGATGTATAAAAATTTTGAAGGCTTTAGCGATAACTCCGCATTACACATGTTGAATTTTTCTGCAAAATGGTTTAGCGAATTATCAGCAAACCAATCATTATATCTTAAACTCGTTTTTCAGACTGAAAATGTTCAAAATTCATTAAGTGGCATTACACCTTATACCTTAGAACTTGACCCTACACAAAATCCGTTTGATGCCGATTTATTTACCGGCCACCGTTACGGAATCGATTTAATTCACAACTGGAAAATAAATGATAAATCAGGATTACAATCAAAAATTTACGGCTCTGATTTTTATCGCGACTGGTGGAAACAAAATAGTGTAGTTATTAAGGCTGCTGATGTTCAGAGTTATGTTGGAGATGAAATTTTTAATGAAAAATACAGCTATTTAAGTGGCCAAACTTTTGGTGATGAAGATTATGTTCGCGTTGGAAAAATTGTAAACGGATATGAAAGTAATTCCGATAGTCGCTGGGCATATCAGGTAGCTGGATTACAGGAAAAATTTACTACTAATTACAGTGTACATAAATTTGAAGCAGGTGCAAGATTACACTATGAAAACTACCACGATATCACAATAAAAAATGATTCAACCCGCTGGGCATTATCAGGTACAACCACTGCCGATTTGTGTTATTATCTGATTGCTCCATCAGGTTATGTAAAAAATGATTTTAATTTCGGCAAATTACAAATTACACCAATTGCCCGTATCGAATTATTATATCTTACCAAAAACGACCTCCTAAAAAATGGTAATACCGGCAACAATAATGGGCCGGATTATGGTGATATAAAAAACACTTTTAATGAAATTACACCGGGTTTAAATATAATTTATCGAGATATTAATTTATCAAAAACACAATTTGAAGTGTATGGTAGTATTTACAAAGGATATTCATCACCCACTACAGCTATAGCATTCGTTACGGTTGAAAATGGTGAAGTAGTACCAACTACAGGCGACGAAACGAATATGAAGCCGGAAACCAGCATTAACACTGAGATTGGCAGCCGTTTTGTTCAAAAAAATCAGGTTTATAATGGCCAGGTTGCGTTGTTTAATATGGATATCAATAATTTTTATTCGCCGGCAAGAGCCCAGGCTTTCGAATCGCTCGGAAGTGTTCGCATCAGCGGGTTAGAATTTGCGTTTAACATGAATATCAGCAAGGCATTTGGCAACAGCGAACATCAGGTAAATTTCGGAACGGCTTTAACCTTTATGCAATCTGAAATTACTTCAGGCAGTTTAAGTGATAATGATTTATTTACTACTGTTATTCATACTGAAGCAACTCAAAATGAATTAATTGATAAAATAAATAACACGCCGGAAGCTTTTGAAATATATGTTGATGGTGCATTATATGAAGGCGAAGTAACACCTGATGTATTTGAGGATATTACTAAATTAGTTATTACTTATGGTGATGGCAAAGCAGAAGGATATGCGGTGCCGTATGTGCCTGCAGTAATTGCAAATGCTAATTTGAGCTACACCTTTAAACAATTTAATGCCGACCTAAGTTTAAATTACACCGGTGAACAATATACGGAATTTTTCAGCTTCGAAAATGAATCTGCTGATGGTTCCATAGGAAAATTACCGGCCTATTATTATATCAATGCGAATTTAAATTACACACTGTTAAACGAAAGCGGCGTGTTTGAAAAAACAACCTTTTTTATTGCAGGAAAAAATTTAACAAATTCAGTTTATCGTTCATCCAGATTAAACAGAGCAACCGGCGGATTATTTCCTTACGGTTTTATGCAAATAAATGCGGGAATCAGCATGAGTTTCTGA
- a CDS encoding M48 family metalloprotease: MKRFKIPFIVAAASAVLLGNSCSEGGGVNLFSLEDDIALGAQIAAEIEADPATYPILDSVVYAEAYDLVYDIRDRILASGKVYHKDDFAWQVRIINDDDIVNAFCTPGGYIYVYTGLIRYLENEAQLAGVLGHEMAHADLRHSTDQLTEAYGISLLLSIVLGEQESILADVAASLTQLAFSRGDESQADEYSVIYLCPTEYVASGAAGFFLKIEDEGGVEIPEFLSTHPNPDNRIENINATADELLCIGDEVFASRYDDLIDALP, translated from the coding sequence ATGAAACGATTTAAAATCCCATTTATAGTAGCTGCAGCTTCGGCTGTTTTGCTCGGCAATAGTTGTTCTGAAGGAGGAGGTGTAAACCTTTTTTCGCTGGAAGATGACATTGCACTTGGTGCACAAATTGCCGCTGAAATTGAGGCAGATCCTGCTACCTACCCGATTCTTGATTCTGTAGTTTATGCCGAAGCCTACGATTTGGTTTACGATATCCGTGACCGCATTCTGGCCTCAGGTAAGGTTTATCATAAAGATGATTTTGCCTGGCAGGTGCGTATTATCAATGATGATGATATTGTAAATGCCTTTTGCACACCCGGAGGTTATATCTATGTGTACACAGGTTTAATCCGTTATCTGGAAAATGAGGCGCAGTTGGCCGGTGTTTTAGGCCACGAAATGGCACATGCCGATTTAAGGCATTCTACTGACCAGTTAACTGAAGCATACGGTATTTCATTGTTGCTCAGTATTGTTTTGGGTGAGCAGGAAAGTATTTTGGCAGATGTTGCTGCAAGCTTAACCCAATTGGCTTTTAGCCGTGGAGATGAATCGCAGGCAGATGAATATTCTGTTATTTATTTGTGTCCTACAGAATATGTTGCATCCGGCGCTGCGGGATTTTTCCTCAAAATAGAAGATGAAGGTGGGGTTGAAATACCGGAATTTTTGAGCACTCATCCAAATCCTGACAACAGGATTGAAAATATTAATGCGACAGCAGATGAATTATTATGCATTGGCGATGAAGTATTTGCCAGCCGTTATGATGATTTGATTGATGCGTTACCATAA
- a CDS encoding alkaline phosphatase family protein gives MKRILPVWIVMITALNVFSQTAPAQPKLVVGVVVDQMAYEFLYRYSEQYTENGFKRLLKEGYSCENTHYSYIPTYTGPGHASIYTGSVPAVNGIVSNDWYDEKTGQFIYVTQDNTVTPVGAVAGNQQSPRNLLTTTVTDMLQLSNQQESKVIGIALKDRGAILPAGHTADAAYWYDGAANAWVISSYYMPTLPPWVQNFNAQKPAEQMMNRYWNLLLPPTAYKSATADSVSWETVYIGEASPKFPHYMNFTGNSEAIKGTPFGNTLTANFAKAAIENEELGKDNVTDFLCVSFSSTDYVGHAYGPHSVEVMDTYLRLDRDLAELLTYLDTKVGKGNYVLFLTADHGVSPTPQYMESLNIPAGTTTEVIMTDTMNDILHAAFGPGEWIKAYTNQQIYLNDSLLLAKGKTKKEIFSALYEPLLKMNGVAYVILINELGQATLNSNIKELVINGIYPKRCGDIQILYEPYWFEAYRPTGTTHGSHFSYDTHVPLIFFGWKVKPGALYRDVQVTDIAPTISALLKISEPNGCVGTIIPEVVK, from the coding sequence ATGAAAAGGATTTTACCGGTTTGGATAGTAATGATAACTGCCTTAAATGTTTTCAGTCAAACAGCACCTGCCCAGCCCAAGCTGGTGGTTGGTGTGGTAGTGGACCAGATGGCATATGAATTTTTATACCGTTATAGTGAACAGTATACAGAAAATGGATTTAAACGTCTGTTAAAGGAAGGGTACAGCTGTGAAAACACCCATTACAGCTATATTCCAACGTACACCGGCCCCGGACATGCGTCGATTTATACCGGTTCGGTGCCTGCGGTTAATGGAATTGTATCAAACGACTGGTACGATGAAAAAACAGGACAATTTATTTATGTGACGCAAGATAATACGGTAACACCTGTTGGGGCAGTTGCGGGCAATCAGCAGTCGCCACGCAATTTGCTGACTACAACAGTTACTGATATGCTGCAATTGAGCAATCAGCAGGAATCAAAAGTGATTGGTATTGCTTTAAAAGACCGCGGCGCAATTTTACCGGCCGGACACACCGCTGATGCAGCTTATTGGTATGATGGTGCCGCAAATGCCTGGGTTATCAGTAGTTATTATATGCCAACATTACCACCATGGGTGCAAAATTTTAACGCACAAAAACCGGCTGAACAAATGATGAATCGCTATTGGAATTTGTTACTGCCACCAACCGCCTACAAAAGTGCAACTGCCGATAGTGTGAGTTGGGAAACTGTTTACATTGGCGAAGCTTCACCAAAATTTCCGCATTACATGAATTTTACCGGTAACAGTGAAGCAATAAAAGGAACACCATTTGGAAATACATTAACCGCAAATTTTGCTAAAGCAGCTATTGAAAATGAAGAATTAGGTAAAGATAATGTTACCGATTTTTTATGTGTGAGTTTTTCTTCCACCGATTATGTTGGACATGCCTATGGCCCGCATTCGGTTGAAGTAATGGATACTTATTTACGATTAGATCGCGACCTTGCCGAATTATTAACGTATTTAGATACCAAAGTGGGTAAAGGTAATTATGTATTATTTCTAACTGCCGATCACGGCGTTTCACCAACACCACAATATATGGAATCGCTGAATATTCCTGCGGGCACAACAACTGAGGTTATTATGACTGATACCATGAATGATATATTACATGCAGCATTTGGTCCGGGTGAATGGATTAAAGCTTATACCAATCAGCAAATTTATTTAAATGATAGTTTGTTATTGGCTAAAGGAAAAACTAAAAAGGAAATTTTTTCGGCACTATATGAACCTTTGTTAAAAATGAATGGCGTTGCTTATGTAATATTAATTAATGAATTAGGACAAGCAACTTTAAATTCAAACATTAAAGAATTGGTAATCAATGGTATTTACCCTAAACGATGTGGCGATATTCAAATTTTATATGAACCATATTGGTTTGAGGCGTATCGGCCAACAGGCACTACCCATGGTTCGCATTTTAGTTATGATACACATGTGCCATTAATATTTTTTGGCTGGAAAGTTAAACCGGGTGCACTTTACAGAGATGTGCAAGTAACCGATATTGCACCAACTATTTCTGCTTTATTAAAAATATCGGAACCAAATGGTTGTGTGGGAACAATAATTCCGGAAGTGGTTAAATGA